The segment accggacattttgcattcagttgcaaagttggcccagaggaacaaagatccgcacgcagagcatctggctggtgtgaagcacgttctgaggtacttggcagcgacgatgaacttcaaactatactacaaagggtgtcaccagccacttactggatatgtggatgcggattggggcggcgatcgaactaaccggaagtcgtatacgggctatgtttattttttggcaggtagcccaatttcttggcgatctgagaaacaacgcagcgtggcacttagcagcacggaggcagaatacatggcactgtcggctgcgtgtaaggagtccatattcttacgtcgcttaatcattgaaattggctgtggagatgaagctacctcaactaccttatatggcgataatctgagcgcacaagagctggctaggaacccagtgcatcactcaaggaccaagcatattgatattagctatcactttgtacgacagattgtagaagaaggtcaagttaagttaaagtatgctagtacaacagatatgattgcagatatcttgaccatctctagcaatgcacgcatgtattgacagacatatgagtatgtagacgtatgtatgagtgagagacgtaacgaagcaacgttctcttatctccctttttgttctccctttcgtttcggtctctatctgcctgcgagcagagcatttattagtcacaaataaaccttacatatgaatggttgcgtttttacttttcggtacaagaacttcccttgcaacggcagcgaaattctgtccaacacgtcttactttaaaaatataccgtaaatatactgacgagctCAAGTTGTATAAATGttcctcaattttgatattctgtCGAATATTCTCAGCTATACAGaatatttagccatgcccacaaaTTTTCAACTGATTAATgattcaattttctacttaactggcttattctaaataattgcttttattggatttttcgtaaaaaaaaaggttttagcgaaataggtcaagacaaaaaaacgaaagaggatagtcgttcatattgctcaatttagagattccgttgaataattctggctTACTAATAGGCTATTCACACTgacgaccatccaccatccatttcgggGATGGTCCGTAATCGGCTGTTCACACTgacgaccatccaccatccatttctGGGATGGTCCGTAAGGTTAGTCCAGTtagtccaccatccattttgTATGTTCCTAAACCGCACGTTTCTATGCGATAGTTAGCCGATGGTTTTCAAATGCAACTCTGAATAATTAGCATTCACAATGGAAAAATGGTATTCACTGCGAAAACGTAAACAATGATTGTgacaaaattaacaaaaaacaacaacagaacagCTCGGAAGGACAGCAGACCAAATTTTCGAAAAACTTATTAATAAAATGGATTTAGTGCCAGAAAACTCCTCCAGTGGTACGTTGAATagatatatttgtttttttattgtttataatatataatattattaCACAATGCAGCAAACAAGAGAAcaacagcaggcggcagggTGAAATGGAGTGCCGCGCTTGAGAGCCTGCTGATTGACATATGGAAGGAGAAAATTGAAGATTTGCGCGGACCACGCAAAAATTCACATGTGTAAATTAAGTTGTCCGTATGTCCAAGTAGCCTTAGCTGCTTGATGCGGTGGTCCTCGTGCGGGTTCCGTGGTATAGAATCCTTTATGAAGATTATGTTGGAGAGATAACTGTCTCTCTTATCACTGGCCTTGTGGTACAGTGGTATAgaattaataattcaaagtgTTTACGGCTGGTTGCCGGAGCAAGGTTTATTAACAAGCGTTAGCTTTCGTTATAAGAACAGAACTAAAACTCTGAGCCACCAGCAAGCTGGGACATAAGCTGAATCAAAATTATTTAATTGCCAAAGAATGCAAAGctacaaaatatatgtacttagaGCTACAAAGCTACAGTCGGTAAGCCGACTTGGCATAAGCGATAATGCTGATCTTGCGGCATGTGCAAGATATCAGATTACCGCCGGTTGACCGTCACATTCAGGGCGCTGAACTGAAGTTCGCTGATTTGGCATCTTGAGTGCAAACAACATGGAGCAGAGCACATTGGACAACGACAGTaagttttattaatttattgctaaaaaaatatatttcatttaaggTGTTCATTGCAGATCCtgatgagtacttttcggATATTATTGAGATGGACCTGGACGGATCTTGTAGCTCCAGCACCTTGTCTGGGCGTccgccaaagaaaaagaaaaataccGACATTTCGTGGCTGGCAGAGATCGCCCAGGAGCGTCTCGAACAACAAAAGGACCACCACAGAAAGAAGGAGGAGCACGACGTTAGGCAGGAGAAGATGGTGCAGGACTTGATCAGCACCCAAACAAAATTCCAGAACGACTTATTagaagttttaaaaaataaaaataaataagtttttaattttcattacgGTCTACACAATATTTTGCGATTGCAGATCGTATCTGTTCTGCTGACTGATTAAAGTCAGCAGAACTGTTGCTGGTATCGGGCTGTTCGCgctgctcatttgttgcaagCTCCCAATTTTCATTAATCGCGCTGTTGtgcatatttaatatattgtgTAAAATACAACAGCTCATTATTATGGCgctattatttttgtggtggctATCAAGACCTTTTCCGATTATTTGAAATCTGGCTTTTAAATGcccaaatgcattttccaccACTCGCCTAGCTTTGGAAAGGTTGTAGTTAAACGTGCGCTGTTCCAAAGAGGCGACTGTGGAAAACGGGTAAGGTTTCATCAGCTTTTTAGAAAACCTAAATGCCCAGTCCCCGATAAGCATTACAGGGACGTTTACTCCGCTTATTTCCTTGGCTTTCTCTTGGAGTAATGCCGATGCTTCGATATGTTTTGCAAGGCTTGACTTCTGGTATATCATCGAGTCATTGCACCTTCCTGCAGAGccgatatttacatatgtaaatctgtatctaaaaagaatcggatttaaataatttaggaCATAATgctaaatacatatttttgtgCAAGATATTTGCATACCTATAATCCACTAGGGCAAACAAGACTGTGGAATACCAGCCCTTATAGTTATGGTGGTCTACTGCCTCAGGTGCTGGTGGTTTTATTTCGATGTGGCATCCATCTAGAATAAAAAGGAAGTTTAAAAACCAATTTATATGTAAACATATTGCTGAAGCTCTTATTGATTTCTTACCAATTGCACCTAGGCACTGAGGAAACCCAATTGCCTCGAATCCCTTTACGCACTCATCAATTTTGTCGGAAGTTAGGTAATTGGGCGACATGTACTCCTTCGAAAACTCGTCGATAAGTGCTCTGCAAAACTCGTGCAGGATATTACACACACTGTTTGGAGCTACACCGAAAAGCCTGCCAACTGTTCGGTACTCAGAGGACGAGTCCAAAGTGTATAGCGCAATGGCGATGCGCTTTTCCAAAGGAATTGCAGCTCGGCAGTTGGTGTCCTTCTTTCGCAGCACTTCAAGCCGATTCACTAAAATATCAAAGCAGGGCCTCTCCATTCGGAAACTCTCTTTGAAAAACGCCTCGTTGTTTTCTGGTACATCTTTCTATCAAAATGTCCCGAACCGCTTCTAAAACCATAAAATATGTCCTTGTACTTTAAACTATGGTTGAAGTTAGTAGAAGTACTCACAAACGACCATAATCTTCCTggcttttgtgtttttatggcAGTCATCTGGGTCATCTCATCCTCGTCAATGTTAaagtcatcatcgtcatcatcattattCATTGACAGCAACATTATTAGTTGGtgcaagaaaatattttgctgttgAACCACAGCCGAAATAATTGCTATATCTTCATCATCCATTATAAGAACCAAGAATTAATAAATCTTCCGCGCAAATTTAATGAACTTGTTATTGgcatcagctgtttttgacggatggtggatggtggatggtggcagtgtgaatcggagtttcacatctgtcaaaaaatCCCACCATTCCCCCGGGATGGGCTCAGTGTGCAGAGCCTATAAGACCATTagttctgcccacataattttagtttttagttcttgcttttattgtattttggctaaagcaaggtttaaacaaaatagttcaacaaaaaaaaataacgagggggaacgttgtgagttgctgtggacaccgcaactctacagttatacccgatactaagtcagtatcgCAAATGCGAAGATAATTTGCATCGTATGACGTTGTCGATGAACGGATAGCCGGGAAATTTGTTCAGTAAATTGCGCTGGGTATCGTCCTTGACACGCGGCGTAGGCGCCATGATCGTCGGAAATGGTAGATGAGGCCCCAAAATTTCAGCAAAACACCATTGTGTTCAGTGCAGATCTCTCGTGGGACAAATCGCTGTATATGCCAATAATCATTTTTGAAGATTGCGCGTCTAAGAAAACAAATGCGAAGATAATTTGCATCGAGAATGAAAACGTTTTGGCAATGTACAATAGCAAGCGCCTGGCTCATTACTTCGCCGAGGATTTGGGTGAGACTGTGGGAGTTCAGCTCGGGAACGCACATTATATGCTCCACGGCGCAGTATGTGTTACGTTCTCTGACAAGCCAGAAATGCCTGAACATCAGCCACTTCATTGTTAACGATGTGCACAGGCATGATCCCTATATCGACGATTGCTCAGTGAATTGCGAAATGCCCTGACCTTGCACCAAAATCTTCGAGTCATACTGCTATGTCAAATGGCCGACGTGAAGAAATTTACCGACTATTTTGGAGAAGGGACAGAATTGATGCCGAAAGGAGCCCAAAAACCGGCGACCCGCATTTCTTATTTGGGTGATATTCACAGCCGTATTTCAGAGGCTGGCATTCACAAGGGGCAGGACATTTACAAGGAGACTCCAGAGGTGTACAGAACCAAAACCGCCAGAAATGAGAAAATGGATAAATGTTTGGATGCCTACGAGGAGCTCGGCACTGATCTTTCTATTCGTCCATTTCTGTATGCCGTCAATTACGACTTGGTGCCCGTCAACTATCGCCATTCGACCAGCTGCAAGACTGCCGTGCTCATTGCGTCTCAGCGGAACAATGCTAACCACCTACGCGTCTTGCTGTTTATGGGTGCTGATCCGTACGTTGTGGATGAGCAGCACCAGAACGCGATCACAGTGGCCGCATCAAAGGAAAACAATGAGTGCATTGACGTCCTGAACAATTTCAGCCTGCGGGGCAATGAAATTAAAAGCactgttcgggccagccgctgaagaataaccgtaactttaacattagtATTGTAttgcagagagagccgccttgttgtaaaacgttgacgttctgcagagctgctgcgctctcccgctaaaggggctctctgccgccgctacttcggcaactactttgatctgctgccgtcacttcggcaatcactttgatctaacgccgtcgtctatagtttagttctatgctaacccctctgcgcattggttgcatatcgatctcgcataaagtttatctggcaatagcaagcaatcggcttccgctaagccaccaagattaaatacgaattataaagtttaacccaaaatctcttttcattttgaaacacataggtgctaaaaaagcttggcatctcaaacattggtgaccccgacgtgatataaaaccattgcttaatcgcgttccgttaaaacacttattatttatacaatattttgttgttgggtagtttaactaccaacaaatacatttcggtgcacgttgaaaaacagtttaaagtgaaAATTcggtgagagtgcggctggaatatttatagacaaattccggtactttaagcgtcgaatctctcattctctgcgcagctgcagccgcggttcttgacttttcgtgtcttgcattctcgctctcgcgtctatacatcgtcgcttaagcggtatttcattttccgttgttgtgtcgaattgcacaacggttaacatggacaacgatccgaatacaggcgcgggcggaaatattgtggtggctgattccagactgagtctgtataagcgtaaaagtcagtcattatatgatcgattgcacaggcttggtgaatccttcgcggggaataaaatcgataagctgaccgccgcggaagtcgaggtgcgccttgatatgttggcagaaactcgagaggaatttaataaggcccataatgagttggaggctctcgatcaaaacgaaaTTGGGAgggagctgcgcgaaatcttcgattctcttttcatatcgttgaaagctgagttgctggctgctgttgaagtaagccagtcacacgccgctgcccattctacgactctgccaagccattccggacatagtaccatcatcatggctcacaagcagcgacttcctgagctgaaggtgcctaagttttctggtggatacgtcgagttctcggattttatggcaatgttcaaatcggtgattgaagcggatgcggatctcagtgacat is part of the Drosophila miranda strain MSH22 chromosome Y unlocalized genomic scaffold, D.miranda_PacBio2.1 Contig_Y1_pilon, whole genome shotgun sequence genome and harbors:
- the LOC117189556 gene encoding uncharacterized protein LOC117189556: MEQSTLDNDNPDEYFSDIIEMDLDGSCSSSTLSGRPPKKKKNTDISWLAEIAQERLEQQKDHHRKKEEHDVRQEKMVQDLISTQTKFQNDLLEVLKNKNK
- the LOC117189542 gene encoding protein ALP1-like isoform X1, producing the protein MERPCFDILVNRLEVLRKKDTNCRAAIPLEKRIAIALYTLDSSSEYRTVGRLFGVAPNSVCNILHEFCRALIDEFSKEYMSPNYLTSDKIDECVKGFEAIGFPQCLGAIDGCHIEIKPPAPEAVDHHNYKGWYSTVLFALVDYRYRFTYVNIGSAGRCNDSMIYQKSSLAKHIEASALLQEKAKEISGVNVPVMLIGDWAFRFSKKLMKPYPFSTVASLEQRTFNYNLSKARRVVENAFGHLKARFQIIGKGLDSHHKNNSAIIMSCCILHNILNMHNSAINENWELATNEQREQPDTSNSSADFNQSAEQIRSAIAKYCVDRNEN
- the LOC117189542 gene encoding protein ALP1-like isoform X2; translated protein: MERPCFDILVNRLEVLRKKDTNCRAAIPLEKRIAIALYTLDSSSEYRTVGRLFGVAPNSVCNILHEFCRALIDEFSKEYMSPNYLTSDKIDECVKGFEAIGFPQCLGAIDGCHIEIKPPAPEAVDHHNYKGWYSTVLFALVDYRFTYVNIGSAGRCNDSMIYQKSSLAKHIEASALLQEKAKEISGVNVPVMLIGDWAFRFSKKLMKPYPFSTVASLEQRTFNYNLSKARRVVENAFGHLKARFQIIGKGLDSHHKNNSAIIMSCCILHNILNMHNSAINENWELATNEQREQPDTSNSSADFNQSAEQIRSAIAKYCVDRNEN